The sequence TAAATAGTTTTTAATTTTTTCTCTGCGTCTCTGTGTCTCTGCGGTGAACGCTTACAGTTAGTCTAACAGACAAAACTTAAATTCTTCTACGGATAGTAAGGTTAGATTACTTAAGATATTACTGAAAGAGATTATTTCTGGAACCAGGATATGTGCCTTCTTGAGTTGGGTTTCTTCCTTAAACACCATTCTTGGAATATCATCAAAGATGATTTTGCCTTTTTCTAAGACAATAATCCGATGGGCATATTCAGCCGCAACCCATATACAATGAGTAATGATAATAATTGTGTGACCTCTTTTATTTAATTCGACTAAAAGATTCATTATGCTTAATATCTCATAATAATCCAGGCCGGTTGTTGGTTCATCTAAGATTATAATTTTGGGTGTGCAGGCAAGGACTCCAGCCGTGGCTAATTTTTGTTTTTCACCTTTGGTAAGTGCAAATGGGTCATCATTTTCATATACCTCTAATTGAACAGCATTTAAGGCATCATACACTCGTCTTGAAACTTCTTTTTCTGGAACGCCAAGATTTCGCGGGCCAAAGGCAATTTCATCAAATATCGTGTTTTCAAATATTTGACAATCAGGATTTTGGAAAACAAAACCTACTTCTTTTGCCAGGTCAGATGTTTTTCTACGGCGAGTATTTATCCCGGAAATAAGGACATTGCCTTTTGTTGGTTTAAGAAGTCCATTGAAATGTTTGGCAAGTGTAGTTTTACCAGAGCCATTTTGCCCTAAAATCGCCACAAATTCTCCCTGTCTAATCGTCAGATCTATTCTATCTAAGGCATTATGCCCCTCAGGATAAGTATATTCTAAATTTGCCGCCTCAATCACTGGTTCCTGGTAGAATTCTGTCCTTTTGGCATCCTGCCATTTCAAAACATTGTATCTTCCTTCTGGTATTTGCCAGTTTTGCTCTTTGAAGATTTGATGAGCATCCTCGAGATTCAAAGGTAGTTTCTTTTTATATCTAAGTTCTTGAAATAATTTAGGTATTTGAGGTGGTCGGATACCACATCTTTCTAAAAGTGTTACTTTGCGTAAGACTTCATCTGATTTCCCTTCTAATACTATCTCCCCGCGGTCCATCAGAATGATTTTATCAGCGTAATATGCCAGTTCAATCTCATGTTCGACTAAAAGTAAGGTTACACCTTCTTCTTTTAAAAGTGAGCAGACAGCAAAAATCTCTGATTTACCAAGTGGGTCTAAATCTGTCGTTGGTTCATCCATAACCAGTATTGTAGGCTT is a genomic window of bacterium containing:
- a CDS encoding energy-coupling factor transporter ATPase codes for the protein MDAIKVKDVSFAYQDMYYNVLNKMNFDVQQGSLVVIMGKSGAGKSTLCRVLNALIPKFYNGLFYGTVEVLNELTVEKKVFEMAKDVGMVFQDFESQLFSTNVELECAFGPENFSVSREEINQRIKESLLKVGLTGFERRNSTTLSGGEKQRLAIASILAMKPTILVMDEPTTDLDPLGKSEIFAVCSLLKEEGVTLLLVEHEIELAYYADKIILMDRGEIVLEGKSDEVLRKVTLLERCGIRPPQIPKLFQELRYKKKLPLNLEDAHQIFKEQNWQIPEGRYNVLKWQDAKRTEFYQEPVIEAANLEYTYPEGHNALDRIDLTIRQGEFVAILGQNGSGKTTLAKHFNGLLKPTKGNVLISGINTRRRKTSDLAKEVGFVFQNPDCQIFENTIFDEIAFGPRNLGVPEKEVSRRVYDALNAVQLEVYENDDPFALTKGEKQKLATAGVLACTPKIIILDEPTTGLDYYEILSIMNLLVELNKRGHTIIIITHCIWVAAEYAHRIIVLEKGKIIFDDIPRMVFKEETQLKKAHILVPEIISFSNILSNLTLLSVEEFKFCLLD